CCCGCCGCGGATGGTGGAGCTGCTGCGGGCGTACGGGACCGAGCGGGTGCTGGTCAACTCGGCGGCCGACTGGGGGCGCTCGGATCCGCTGCTCACCCGGGCCACCGGGGAGGCGATGCTGCTGGCCGGCTTCACCGACGACGACGTGGACCGGGTGCTGTGGCGCAACCCGGTCGAGTTCTACGGCCAGTCCGGGCGGCTCGACCTGACGGACCTGGAGCACGCCGCCGACGCGGCGGCCGGCACCTGGGCCGGCAACTCGATCCTGCGCGGCGGCAGCTGATGCGGCTGCGGCACGCCGGCGGCGACACCGTCCACCTCGGCTACTGCACCAACGTGCACCCCGCCGAGGACCTCGCCGGCATCCTCCGCCAGCTGGACACCTACGCCGTGCCCGTACGCGAGGCGCTCGGCGCCGACCTGCTCGGCCTCGGGCTGTGGCTGGCCGCCCCGGTCGCCGCCGCGCTGGCCGCCGACCCGGCCGCCCGGCGCCGGCTGCGCGCCGAGCTGACCGTCCGGGGGCTGGAGGTGGTCACCCTCAACGGTTTCCCGTACGCGGCCTTCCAGGCCCCCGTCGTCAAGGGCGACGTCTACCACCCGGACTGGACCACGCCCGCGCGGCTCGCGTACACCCTGGACCTGGTCCGGGTGCTCGTCGACCTGCTGCCCGACGACGCGGCCCGGGGCTCGGTCTCCACCCTGCCGTTGGCCTGGCGGCAACCCTGGGACGCCGCCCGCGCGGACGCCGCCCGCCGACGGCTCGACGACCTGTCGGCCGGTCTCGCGGCCGTCGAGCGGGAGACCGGCCGGGCGGTTCGGGTCGGCTTCGAGCCGGAACCCGGCTGCGTGGTGGAGAGCACCGGCCAGGCCGTGGCGGCCCTGTCCGGCCTGGACACCGACCGGCTCGGCGTCTGCCTGGACCTCGCCCACCTCGCCTGCGCCTGGGAGGAGCCGGCCGAGGCGCTGCGCCGGCTGCGCACGGCCGGCCTGCCGGTGGTGAAGGTGCAGGTCTCGGCCGCCATCGAGGCGCCCGCCGAGGCGACGCAGGCGCTGCGCCGCTGGGTGGAGCCGCGCTTCCTGCACCAGACCCGCGCCGCCGGCTGCGCGGGCGCGGCGGACCCGGCCGACCCCGACCACGCCGCCGACGACCTCGACGCCGCCCTGGCCGAGCGGCTGCCCGGGACGTGGCGGGTGCACTACCACGTGCCGTTGCACGCTCCGCCGGAGCCGCCGCTGGGCGCCACCCTGCCGGTGCTGCGCGCCGCGCTGGCCGCGCTCTACGCCGGGCCCGAGGCGGGCTGCGACCACCTCGACGTCGAGACGTACACCTGGGGGGTGCTGCCGGCCGCGCGGCGCCCGCGCACCGACGCGGAGCTGGCCGCCGGCATCGCCGCCGAGCTGGCCTTCGCCCGCGCCGAGCTGGTCGCCGTGGGCCTGACGCCGACGGATCACCGGGACCGCGCCGGGGTGTCTCCCGGTGACGCCGGGCGGAGCGGGGTGATGGCATGAGCGAGCGTCAGCGAGCGAGTCAGCCACACAGGGCTGGGGTGGCTCATGGCGGCGCCGAGCGGAGCGGGGTGATGGCATGAGCCGGCGGCTGGTGGTGCTGGACGTGGTCGGGCTGACCCCGCGCCTGCTGGCGCACATGCCCCGGCTGCGCGCGGTCGCCGACGCCGGCTTCCGCGCCGAGCTGGGCACCGTGCTGCCCGCGTTGACGTGTTCGGTGCAGTCGACGTTCCTCACCGGGGCGCTCCCGGCCGGGCACGGGATCGTCGGCAACGGGTGGTACTTCCGGGACCTCGGCGAGGTGCTGCTCTGGCGGCAGCACCACGCCCTGGTCGGCGGGGAGAAGCTGTGGCAGGCCGCCCGCCGGGCGCAGCCGGGCTTCACGGTCGCCAACGTCTGCTGGTGGTACGCGATGGGCGCCGACGTGGACTGGACGGTCACCCCGCGCCCCGTCTACCACGCGGACGGGCGCAAGGAGCCGGACTGCTACACCGACCCGCCGGAGCTGCACGACGACCTCACCGACCGGCTCGGCACCTTCCCGCTGTTCAGCTACTGGGGTCCGGGCGCCGGGCTGGCGTCGTCGGCGTGGATCTGCCGGGCCGCCGAGCGGATCCTGGACGACCACGCGCCGGACCTGACCCTGGTCTACGTCCCGCACCTCGACTACGACCTGCAACGTCACGGCCCCTCGTCGCCCCGGGCCGCAGCCGCGGCGGCCGAGCTGGACGGGGTGCTCGGGCCGCTGCTGGACGCCGCCCGCGCCCGCGACGCCACCGTGGTGGTGCTCTCCGAGTACGGCATCACCGACGTCTCCCGGCCGGTCGACGTCAACCGGCTGCTGCGCGCCGAAGGGCTGCTGCGGGTGCACACCCAGGCCGGCATGGAGTACCTCGACCCGTGGACGTCGCGGGCCTTCGCGGTGGCCGACCACCAGGTGGCGCACGTCTACGTCCGCGACCCGGCCGACGTGCCGGCGGTGGCGGCGCTCTGCGCCGGGCTGCCCGGGGTGGCCGAGGTGCTCGACGCCGACGGCCGGGCCGCGTACGGGCTGGACCACCCGCGCGCCGGAGAGCTCCTCCTCGTCGCCGAGCCCGACGCCTGGTTCACCTACTACTACTGGCTCGACGACGACCGCGCGCCCGACTTCGCCCGGCTGGTGGAGATCCACCGGAAGCCGGGTTACGACCCCGCCGAGCTGTTCTTCGACCCGGCCGCGCCGGGCGCGGCGAAGCGGCGGGCCGCCGTGGCGCTGGCCCGCAAGAAGCTCGGGATGCGCTACCTGATGAGCGTGGTGGGGCTGGACGCCGGCGCCCGGGCGGTACGCGGGTCGCACGGCCGGCTCCCGGCCGACCCGGCCGACGGGCCGGTGCTGCTCTGCTCCGACCCGTCCGCCGCCCGGGACCGGGTCGCCGCGACCGAGGTCAAGGCACTCCTGCTGGAGCTGGCGGGGCTGGCACCGCCGCCGGCCCCCGACACGGTCCCGCCGCCGGCCCCCGACACGGTCCCGCCGCCGCGTCGCGCCGCGCCGTCCACTGCGACGTCGGCGGGGCGGCCCAAGGAGGCGCCGTGACCGCCGTCGTCGCCCCGACCGACACGAGCGGACTGCGGGTCCGGTTCGACGCCGCGCTCGCCGCCTTCCTCGACCGGCAGGGCCGGGACTGGCCGGACGGGGCGCCCCGGGGCGTCTTCACCGCGCTGCACCGGTTCGTGCTGGCCGGCGGCAAGCGGCTGCGCCCGCTCTTCTGCTACTGGGGATGGCGGGGCGCGGGCGGCGTCGACGGCGCCCCGATCGTGGTGGCCGCTGCCGCGTTGGAGCTGTTCCACGCGTTCGCGCTGATCCACGACGACATCCTGGACGGCAGCGACCGCCGCCGGGGCGGGCCGTCGGTGCACCGGCTCTTCGCCGACCTGCACGCCCGCTCGTCCTGGCGCGGCGACCCCGAGGCGTACGGGCGCAACACCGCGCTGCTCTGCGGCGACCTCTGCGCCGCCTGGTCCGACCAGATGTTCCACGAGTGTGGCCTGGACGCGGGGCGGGTGCACCGGGGGTACGCGGTCTACGCGCTGATGCGCACCGAGGTGATCGCGGGGGAGTACCTGGACCTGGTCTCCGGGGTCGGGGACGGTTCGGTGGCGAGCGCGCTGACCGTCGTCCGGATGAAGGCGGCCCGCTACACGGTCACCCGGCCGTTGCAGATCGGGGCGACGCTGGCCGGGGCCGGACCGGAGCTGGTCGCCGCCCTGGCCGAGTTCGGCGACCCGCTGGGCGACGCGTTCCAGCTGCGCGACGACGTGCTGGGGGTCTTCGGCGACCCGACGGTCACCGGCAAGTCGGTCCTGGACGACCTGCGGGAGGGCAAGCCGACGGTGATGATGGCGCTGGCCCGCGGCGCCGCCGACCGGGCGCAGGCCGCGCGGCTGCGGGAGCTGTTCGGCAACCCGGCGCTCGACGGCGACGGCGCCGCCGAGCTGCGGAAGATCATCGAGGGCACCGGGGCCCGTGAGCGGATCGAGGGGATGATCCGGGTACGCGCGGAGGCCGCCCTGGCGGCCCTGGGGTCCACCCCGGTGACCGCCGAGGCCCGGGCCGCCCTGACGGCCCTCGCCGCCCAGGCCGTCGACCGTCCCCGCTGACCAGCCACCGCCCCGTCCGTCGTCGGAGCCGACGAGGGCCACCCGCCGCCCTCGGCGGCGAGGTGCAGCGGCCGAGCGGGGCGTTTCCTCGCCCCGACTTTTGACGGGATCGACGAAAGTTGGTGCCGAACCGGCGGAAGGTATGGACACATCGATGTCTGCCATTTAATGTCGGGCCATCACGAATCTGTTTCGTCGAGGTGAACCGGCGGCGCGGGAACCCATCGACTGGTGACCTCCGATCGATGGGGTCCACTCCATCCCTCGCAGGTCACGGCCGGCCGGGCACGACACCCCGGCGGGCCGACCGCATCCCCCGCTACGGCATCCGGCGCGACGGCGCGCGCCCGCCCTGGCAGTCACTCGTCAGGAAGGGACGGCACACCCATGTCCACCCAGGACGCCCCCACCCAACGGCTCCGACGGCGGTTCTCCGCCGGCTCGGCGCTGCTGCTGGTCGCCACCGCCGGCTCGGTCGCCCTCGGCGCCGGCCCGGCCCCGCTGGGCGGCCCCACCCCGGCCCAGGCCCACCCCATCGTCGGCACCGACTTCCAGCAGGTCACCCTCGCCAAGGGCGTCGCCGAGGTGGGCGAGCCCATGACGATCGCGGTGCTGCCGGACCGGTCGGTCCTGCACACCGCCCGCAACGGCACCGTCCGGCGTACGGACTCGGCCGGCACCACCTCCGTGATCGGCACGCTGCCGGTCTACACCCACGACGAGGAGGGGTTGCAGGGCGTCGGGGCCGACCCGAACTTCGCCAGCAACCGGCACATCTACCTCTACTACGCGCCGCCGCTGGCCACCCCGGCCGGCGACGCGCCGGCGACCGGCAGCGACTTCTCGGCCTGGCAGGGCGTCAACCGCCTCTCCCGGTTCACCCTCAACGCCGACTTCACGATCAACACCGCCAGCAAGGTCGACATCCTCGACGTGCCCGCCGACCGGGGCATGTGCTGCCACGTCGGGGGCGACATCGACTTCGACGCCGCCGGCAACCTCTACCTCTCCACCGGCGACGACACCAACCCGTTCGACTCGGCCGGGTACGCGCCCATCGACGAGCGCACCAACCGCAACCCCGCGTACGACGCGCAGCGCAGCGCGGCCAACACCAACGACCTGCGCGGCAAGATCCTGCGGATCAAGGTGAACGCCAACGGCACGTACTCGATCCCGGCGGGCAACATGTTCGTCGACTCGGACGCGAGGACCCGTCCCGAGATCTACGCGATGGGCTTCCGCAACCCGTTCCGGATGAGCGTGGACCGCGCCACCGGCATCGTCTACGTCGGCGACTACGGCCCGGACGCCGGCACCACCAGCGCCCGGGGGCCGAGCGGCCAGGTGGAGTTCAACCGGGTCACCGGGCCCGGCAACTACGGCTGGCCGTACTGCACCGGCACCAACACCGCCACCGAGACGTACGCCGAGTGGGACTTCGCCGCCGGGACCGGCGGGGCGAAGTACAACTGCTCCGGCGGGCCGACCAACAACTCCTTCCGCAACACCGGTCTGCCCACCCTGCCCGGGGCGAAGCCGGCCTGGATCCGGTACGCCGGCGACGCCGGCACCCCGCCCGAGTTCGGCGGTGGCTCCGAGTCGCCGATGGGCGGCCCCGTCTACCGGTACGACGCCGCGCTGAACTCCACCACCAAGTTCCCGCAGTCCTTCGACGGGCAGTTCTTCGCCGGCGAACTCGGCCGGGGCTGGGTCAAGCCGATCCACCTCAACGCCGACGGTAGCCCGGGAACCATCGACACGTTCCCGTGGAACGGCAAGCAGATCATGGACATGGCGTTCGGGCCCGAGGGCGCGCTCTACATCCTCGACTACGGCACCG
Above is a genomic segment from Micromonospora sp. M71_S20 containing:
- a CDS encoding alkaline phosphatase family protein; protein product: MSRRLVVLDVVGLTPRLLAHMPRLRAVADAGFRAELGTVLPALTCSVQSTFLTGALPAGHGIVGNGWYFRDLGEVLLWRQHHALVGGEKLWQAARRAQPGFTVANVCWWYAMGADVDWTVTPRPVYHADGRKEPDCYTDPPELHDDLTDRLGTFPLFSYWGPGAGLASSAWICRAAERILDDHAPDLTLVYVPHLDYDLQRHGPSSPRAAAAAAELDGVLGPLLDAARARDATVVVLSEYGITDVSRPVDVNRLLRAEGLLRVHTQAGMEYLDPWTSRAFAVADHQVAHVYVRDPADVPAVAALCAGLPGVAEVLDADGRAAYGLDHPRAGELLLVAEPDAWFTYYYWLDDDRAPDFARLVEIHRKPGYDPAELFFDPAAPGAAKRRAAVALARKKLGMRYLMSVVGLDAGARAVRGSHGRLPADPADGPVLLCSDPSAARDRVAATEVKALLLELAGLAPPPAPDTVPPPAPDTVPPPRRAAPSTATSAGRPKEAP
- a CDS encoding polyprenyl synthetase family protein, with product MTAVVAPTDTSGLRVRFDAALAAFLDRQGRDWPDGAPRGVFTALHRFVLAGGKRLRPLFCYWGWRGAGGVDGAPIVVAAAALELFHAFALIHDDILDGSDRRRGGPSVHRLFADLHARSSWRGDPEAYGRNTALLCGDLCAAWSDQMFHECGLDAGRVHRGYAVYALMRTEVIAGEYLDLVSGVGDGSVASALTVVRMKAARYTVTRPLQIGATLAGAGPELVAALAEFGDPLGDAFQLRDDVLGVFGDPTVTGKSVLDDLREGKPTVMMALARGAADRAQAARLRELFGNPALDGDGAAELRKIIEGTGARERIEGMIRVRAEAALAALGSTPVTAEARAALTALAAQAVDRPR
- a CDS encoding PQQ-dependent sugar dehydrogenase, which translates into the protein MSTQDAPTQRLRRRFSAGSALLLVATAGSVALGAGPAPLGGPTPAQAHPIVGTDFQQVTLAKGVAEVGEPMTIAVLPDRSVLHTARNGTVRRTDSAGTTSVIGTLPVYTHDEEGLQGVGADPNFASNRHIYLYYAPPLATPAGDAPATGSDFSAWQGVNRLSRFTLNADFTINTASKVDILDVPADRGMCCHVGGDIDFDAAGNLYLSTGDDTNPFDSAGYAPIDERTNRNPAYDAQRSAANTNDLRGKILRIKVNANGTYSIPAGNMFVDSDARTRPEIYAMGFRNPFRMSVDRATGIVYVGDYGPDAGTTSARGPSGQVEFNRVTGPGNYGWPYCTGTNTATETYAEWDFAAGTGGAKYNCSGGPTNNSFRNTGLPTLPGAKPAWIRYAGDAGTPPEFGGGSESPMGGPVYRYDAALNSTTKFPQSFDGQFFAGELGRGWVKPIHLNADGSPGTIDTFPWNGKQIMDMAFGPEGALYILDYGTGYFNGDANSALYRYDYIAGGNRAPTAVATADKTSGTAPLTVNFSSAGSSDPDGGALTYSWAFGDGTSSTAANPSKTYTANGTYRVTLTVRDPQGATGTANVQIGVGNTAPTVTINSPANGKLFSYGDTVPFSITVTDPEDAAIDCTKVKMTYVLGHDNHGHQITSKNGCSGSITIPVDGEHDDAANIFAIFDAEYTDAGGLTTHKQHTLQPRKRQAEHFKTSSGVGIFDKGTAEGGKTVGDINNGDWIAFEPYRIDNATSFSARVSSAGAGGTLQVRVGSPTGTVLGSATVPVTGAWDAFTTVSGSISGAPASTGTLYLTFAGTGTGALYDVDTFAFTTGSAVRTGPVVGLGGKCLDVRNAATADGTQIQIYGCNGSAAQTWTVTPNSTVKALGKCLDISGGASADGTKIQLYGCNGTGAQNWSAQADGTLKNPQTGKCLDVSGNNPADGQAVHLWTCHTGANQKWTLP
- the eboE gene encoding metabolite traffic protein EboE, translated to MRLRHAGGDTVHLGYCTNVHPAEDLAGILRQLDTYAVPVREALGADLLGLGLWLAAPVAAALAADPAARRRLRAELTVRGLEVVTLNGFPYAAFQAPVVKGDVYHPDWTTPARLAYTLDLVRVLVDLLPDDAARGSVSTLPLAWRQPWDAARADAARRRLDDLSAGLAAVERETGRAVRVGFEPEPGCVVESTGQAVAALSGLDTDRLGVCLDLAHLACAWEEPAEALRRLRTAGLPVVKVQVSAAIEAPAEATQALRRWVEPRFLHQTRAAGCAGAADPADPDHAADDLDAALAERLPGTWRVHYHVPLHAPPEPPLGATLPVLRAALAALYAGPEAGCDHLDVETYTWGVLPAARRPRTDAELAAGIAAELAFARAELVAVGLTPTDHRDRAGVSPGDAGRSGVMA